The following proteins are encoded in a genomic region of Saccharopolyspora antimicrobica:
- a CDS encoding multicopper oxidase family protein — protein sequence MSRRGFLGLGAGLAAVGVAQACGVRSAASSPVGPGSPQVAELERTRRAAGARVVDVPLRAKQATVDLGGVQVPTWVFDDRLPGPEIRLRRGDVLRARLSNEVSEDTSVHWHGIAMRNDMDGVPGLTQDPVRPGSTFTYEFAVPHAGTYFFHPHVGVQLDRGLYAPLIVEDPDEPGRYDAEAVIVLDDWLDGVTAGPDAKLAELRRDGMKMDHGGMSGMGHGDMGHGSAGGGASPLGADAGDVDYPHYLVNGRLATAPETVPAKPGQRLRLRLINAAGDTAFRVALGGHRMTVTDTDGFPVEPVEADSLLIGMGERYDVVVTLGDGVFPLVASAEGKQGQAMALIRTGAGAAPPADVRPRELDGGLLMADALSAAAPVRLAAGQPDRTHTVELGMDMSQPYRWTLNGKAFDEHVPMPVQQGERVRLRFVNKTMMFHPMHLHGHTFQVVGGQRPGPRKDTTSVLPMQTVEVDFVADNPGQWMLHCHNIYHGEAGMMTTVSYVE from the coding sequence ATGAGCAGGCGAGGATTCCTCGGATTGGGCGCCGGGCTGGCGGCCGTGGGCGTGGCGCAGGCGTGCGGCGTCCGGTCGGCGGCCAGCTCGCCGGTCGGCCCGGGTTCACCGCAGGTCGCCGAACTGGAGCGGACGCGGCGGGCCGCCGGCGCCCGGGTGGTCGACGTCCCGCTGCGCGCGAAGCAGGCCACCGTGGATCTCGGCGGTGTCCAGGTGCCGACCTGGGTGTTCGACGACCGGTTGCCCGGGCCGGAGATCCGGCTGCGGCGCGGGGACGTGCTGCGGGCGAGGCTGAGCAACGAGGTCTCGGAGGACACCAGCGTCCACTGGCACGGCATCGCGATGCGCAACGACATGGACGGCGTCCCCGGCCTGACCCAGGACCCGGTGCGGCCCGGCAGCACGTTCACCTACGAATTCGCCGTGCCGCACGCGGGAACCTACTTCTTCCACCCGCACGTCGGCGTCCAGCTGGACCGCGGGCTCTACGCGCCGCTGATCGTCGAGGACCCGGACGAGCCGGGCCGCTACGACGCCGAAGCGGTCATCGTGCTCGACGACTGGCTGGACGGCGTGACGGCAGGTCCCGACGCGAAGCTGGCGGAGCTGCGCCGGGACGGCATGAAGATGGACCACGGCGGGATGAGCGGGATGGGTCACGGTGACATGGGCCACGGGAGCGCGGGCGGTGGGGCGTCTCCGCTGGGTGCCGACGCCGGTGACGTGGACTACCCGCACTACCTGGTCAACGGTCGGCTGGCTACCGCACCGGAGACGGTGCCCGCCAAGCCCGGGCAGCGACTGCGGTTGCGTCTCATCAACGCCGCGGGGGACACGGCCTTCCGGGTGGCGCTCGGCGGCCACCGGATGACCGTGACCGACACCGACGGCTTCCCGGTGGAACCGGTCGAGGCGGACTCGCTGCTGATCGGCATGGGCGAGCGCTACGACGTCGTCGTCACCCTCGGCGACGGGGTGTTCCCGCTGGTGGCGTCCGCGGAGGGCAAGCAGGGCCAGGCGATGGCGCTGATCCGCACCGGTGCGGGCGCGGCGCCGCCCGCCGACGTCCGGCCTCGCGAGCTGGACGGCGGGCTCCTGATGGCCGACGCGTTGTCAGCGGCGGCGCCGGTCCGGTTGGCCGCGGGGCAGCCCGACCGCACGCACACCGTCGAGCTCGGCATGGACATGTCCCAGCCCTACCGGTGGACGCTCAACGGCAAGGCGTTCGACGAGCACGTGCCGATGCCGGTCCAGCAGGGCGAGCGGGTGCGGCTGCGGTTCGTCAACAAGACGATGATGTTCCACCCGATGCACCTGCACGGCCACACCTTCCAGGTCGTCGGCGGTCAGCGGCCCGGGCCGCGCAAGGACACGACGAGCGTGCTGCCCATGCAGACGGTCGAGGTGGACTTCGTCGCCGACAACCCCGGGCAGTGGATGCTGCACTGCCACAACATCTACCACGGCGAAGCGGGAATGATGACCACCGTGTCCTATGTGGAATAA
- a CDS encoding GlxA family transcriptional regulator: MSTAERRVVIVGYPDVELLDVACPGDAFASANRAGAAPAYSVELATSRGATIRSSCGIALVAQRALEQVAGPVDTLIVAGGHGHIAASEDPRIVAQISRIARDSRRIVSICTGVSLLAAAGLVNGKRVATHWQHAAQIAARFPAVVVDPVPLYISDGRLHTSAGVTSALDLSLSLIADDHGPTLARKVAQTLVTYLHRRGDQAQISMFLAATPPGDRVVRDLLGYIAGNLAADLSAPALAARAGISVRHLRRLFVNQLDTTPGRYVRAARTEAVAHLLTSSDLPLDTIARRCGFGTTETLRQAFRDRYGASPTRQRLSGSR, translated from the coding sequence ATGAGCACCGCAGAACGCCGCGTCGTCATCGTCGGTTATCCCGACGTCGAGCTGCTGGACGTTGCCTGCCCGGGCGACGCCTTCGCCTCGGCCAACCGGGCCGGTGCGGCACCGGCCTATTCCGTGGAGCTGGCGACCTCGCGCGGGGCGACGATCCGGAGCTCGTGCGGTATCGCGCTGGTCGCGCAGCGAGCGCTGGAGCAGGTCGCGGGGCCGGTGGACACGCTGATCGTCGCGGGCGGGCACGGGCACATCGCCGCCAGCGAGGACCCGCGGATCGTGGCCCAGATCAGCCGGATCGCCAGGGACAGCAGGAGAATCGTGTCGATCTGCACCGGCGTCTCGTTGCTCGCCGCCGCAGGCCTGGTCAACGGCAAGCGGGTGGCCACGCACTGGCAGCACGCGGCCCAGATCGCGGCCCGGTTCCCGGCCGTGGTGGTGGATCCGGTGCCGCTGTACATCTCGGACGGTCGCCTGCACACCTCGGCCGGGGTGACCAGCGCGCTGGACCTGAGCCTCAGCCTGATCGCCGACGACCACGGCCCGACGCTGGCCCGGAAAGTCGCCCAGACCCTGGTGACCTACCTGCACCGCCGCGGAGACCAGGCGCAGATCAGCATGTTCCTGGCCGCGACGCCGCCGGGCGACCGGGTGGTGCGGGATCTCCTCGGCTACATCGCGGGCAACCTCGCGGCGGATCTCTCGGCCCCGGCGCTGGCCGCCCGCGCGGGCATCAGCGTCCGCCACCTCCGCAGGCTGTTCGTCAACCAGCTGGACACCACGCCGGGCCGCTACGTCCGAGCGGCCCGGACCGAAGCGGTGGCCCACCTGCTGACCTCCAGCGACCTGCCGCTGGACACCATCGCCCGCCGCTGCGGCTTCGGCACGACCGAAACCCTCCGCCAGGCCTTCCGGGACCGCTACGGCGCGTCCCCGACCCGCCAACGCCTTTCAGGTAGCAGGTGA
- a CDS encoding LysR family transcriptional regulator, with protein MSRQPDVTLTQLRYFVQAASLLSMTKAAEELRVAQSAVSTAVAQLEKQVGTPLFIRQHARGLVLTAAGEEFLRDVRGLLAHLGEVLDAARGRGDDVRGHIRLACMVTLVPFVMPELLAELSSVHPGLDVEVLELEAAAVSNALRSGTVEVAVTYDLGLGQGVVREVIAEAPPYVILPPGHRLAALPEVRLRDLAEEPMVLLDLPHSREYFRELLAAAGAPPRIAYRSHNVEAVRGMVAQGLGFSLLNQRPGLDGTYGGGRVESRAIADDVPSLSVVVAWMESVRRTARARAVTDSARTVVERLRAANGRLGR; from the coding sequence GTGAGCAGGCAGCCGGATGTGACTCTCACGCAGCTGCGGTACTTCGTGCAGGCCGCTTCCTTGCTGAGCATGACCAAGGCCGCCGAGGAGCTCCGGGTGGCTCAGTCGGCCGTGTCGACCGCCGTCGCTCAGCTGGAGAAGCAGGTCGGCACGCCGCTGTTCATCCGGCAGCACGCGCGGGGACTCGTGCTGACCGCGGCGGGGGAGGAGTTCCTGCGGGATGTTCGCGGGCTGCTCGCGCACCTCGGCGAGGTGCTGGATGCCGCGCGCGGCCGTGGTGACGACGTGCGCGGGCACATCCGGCTCGCGTGCATGGTGACGCTCGTGCCGTTCGTGATGCCCGAGCTGCTCGCGGAGCTGAGCTCGGTCCATCCCGGGCTCGACGTCGAGGTGCTCGAACTCGAGGCCGCCGCGGTGAGCAACGCGCTGCGCAGCGGCACGGTCGAGGTCGCGGTCACCTATGACCTGGGGCTCGGGCAGGGCGTGGTGCGGGAGGTCATCGCCGAGGCGCCGCCGTACGTGATCCTGCCGCCCGGGCACCGGCTCGCCGCGCTGCCGGAGGTCCGGCTGCGCGATCTGGCCGAGGAGCCGATGGTGCTGCTCGACCTGCCGCACAGCCGCGAGTACTTCCGCGAGCTGCTGGCCGCCGCCGGTGCGCCGCCCCGCATCGCCTACCGGTCGCACAACGTCGAGGCCGTTCGCGGGATGGTCGCCCAAGGGCTGGGCTTCTCGCTGCTGAACCAGCGTCCGGGGCTGGACGGCACTTACGGCGGCGGGCGCGTCGAATCGCGCGCCATCGCCGATGACGTGCCGTCGCTGTCGGTGGTGGTGGCGTGGATGGAGTCGGTGCGCCGCACCGCTCGGGCCCGTGCGGTCACCGACAGCGCGCGCACGGTCGTCGAACGGCTTCGCGCGGCGAACGGGCGGCTGGGCAGGTAG
- a CDS encoding flavin-containing monooxygenase, with protein MSQHETEVLVVGAGQAGVAMSEHLGARGIPHLVLERDRIAERWRTGRWDSLVANGPAWHDRFPGMEFADVDPDGFASKEQVADYFVAYAEKIGAPIRCGVDVRSVRKNAGRPGFRVETSDGVIDARYVVAATGPFQTPVIPPVVPEDADVTQLHSSSYRNPQQLPEGAVLVVGAGSSGVQIADELQRSGKQVYLSVGPHDRPPRRYRGRDFCWWLGVLNKWDAAAPPRGAEHVTIAVSGAQGGRTVDFRALAADGITLLGMTRTFADGRMRFADDLRQNIANGDANYLKMLDEADDYIARNGLDLPEEPQARTFAPDPACVTDPITELDLADAGITSIIWATGFRPDYDWLQVDAFGEDGKPQHSRGVSAEPGIYFLGLPWLSRRGSSFIWGVWHDAAYVAEHISIQRSYLSYRTEPTETTGAA; from the coding sequence ATGTCGCAGCACGAGACCGAGGTCCTCGTGGTCGGCGCAGGACAGGCCGGGGTGGCCATGAGCGAGCACCTCGGCGCACGCGGCATCCCGCACCTGGTGCTGGAGCGCGACCGCATCGCCGAGCGCTGGCGCACCGGGCGCTGGGACTCGCTGGTGGCCAACGGCCCGGCCTGGCACGACCGCTTCCCCGGCATGGAGTTCGCCGACGTCGACCCCGACGGCTTCGCCTCGAAGGAGCAGGTCGCGGACTACTTCGTCGCCTACGCGGAGAAGATCGGCGCGCCGATCCGCTGCGGCGTGGACGTCCGCAGCGTGCGGAAGAACGCCGGACGCCCCGGCTTCCGCGTGGAGACCTCGGACGGCGTGATCGACGCCCGGTACGTGGTGGCCGCGACCGGACCGTTCCAGACCCCGGTGATCCCGCCCGTCGTCCCCGAGGACGCGGACGTGACCCAGCTGCACTCCAGCTCCTACCGCAACCCGCAGCAGCTGCCCGAAGGCGCGGTGCTCGTGGTCGGCGCGGGGTCGTCGGGCGTCCAGATCGCCGACGAGCTGCAGCGCTCCGGCAAGCAGGTCTACCTGTCGGTCGGTCCGCACGACCGGCCGCCGCGCCGCTACCGGGGCCGCGACTTCTGCTGGTGGCTCGGCGTGCTCAACAAGTGGGACGCGGCAGCGCCGCCGCGCGGCGCGGAGCACGTCACGATCGCGGTCAGCGGCGCGCAGGGCGGCCGGACCGTGGACTTCCGGGCGCTCGCCGCCGACGGCATCACCCTCCTCGGCATGACCCGCACGTTCGCCGACGGCCGGATGCGCTTCGCCGATGATCTGCGCCAGAACATCGCCAACGGCGACGCCAACTACCTGAAGATGCTCGACGAGGCCGACGACTACATCGCGCGCAACGGGCTCGACCTGCCCGAGGAACCGCAGGCCCGCACCTTCGCCCCCGACCCGGCCTGCGTGACCGACCCGATCACCGAGCTGGACCTCGCCGACGCCGGGATCACCTCGATCATCTGGGCGACCGGCTTCCGGCCCGACTACGACTGGCTGCAGGTCGATGCCTTCGGCGAGGACGGCAAGCCGCAGCACTCCCGCGGCGTGTCCGCGGAACCGGGGATCTACTTCCTCGGCCTGCCGTGGCTGTCGCGGCGCGGGTCGAGCTTCATCTGGGGCGTCTGGCACGACGCCGCGTACGTGGCCGAGCACATCTCGATCCAGCGCAGCTACCTCTCCTACCGCACCGAACCGACCGAGACGACCGGAGCCGCCTGA
- a CDS encoding M20 family metallopeptidase, whose amino-acid sequence MPSEKDAVRAAVDRAAEDLVELSTTLHARPETAWEEHFAAAAVPQLLERRGFTVTPAYLGLETAFLASYGSGPLRIALCAEYDALPGLGHACGHNLIASSSVGAALGLAEVADDLGLTVEVYGTPAEEGGGGKIEMLDRGAFRDVDLAMMVHPAPVDVAEARPFAVSHSRISYTGRSAHAAAYPEDGVNAADAFTVAQVAIGLLRQQLPPSSRVHGIVTSAGSAPNAIPESSSGRWYVRAETLAELAEIEPKVMRCFEAGALATGTSLEVEAESKPYAEFRTDERTLAAYRANALQLGREFAPDGLAGRMNRASTDMGNVSQVVPAIHPYIGIGSLPATNHQREFAAHCVGQQAERALLDGAVALAWTGVDRAHDGS is encoded by the coding sequence ATGCCGAGCGAGAAGGACGCGGTCCGCGCCGCGGTGGACCGGGCGGCCGAGGACCTGGTGGAGCTGTCGACGACGCTGCACGCCCGGCCGGAGACCGCCTGGGAGGAGCACTTCGCCGCCGCCGCGGTCCCGCAGCTGCTCGAACGCCGCGGCTTCACCGTGACCCCGGCCTACCTGGGTCTGGAGACCGCGTTCCTCGCCAGCTACGGCTCGGGCCCGCTGCGGATCGCGCTGTGCGCCGAGTACGACGCGCTGCCCGGGCTCGGGCACGCCTGCGGGCACAACCTGATCGCCTCCTCGTCGGTCGGTGCCGCGCTCGGGCTGGCCGAGGTCGCCGACGATCTCGGCCTGACCGTCGAGGTGTACGGCACACCGGCCGAGGAGGGCGGCGGCGGCAAGATCGAGATGCTGGACCGCGGCGCGTTCCGCGACGTCGACCTGGCCATGATGGTCCACCCGGCGCCGGTCGACGTCGCCGAGGCGCGGCCCTTCGCGGTCAGCCACTCCCGGATCTCCTACACCGGCCGGTCCGCGCACGCCGCGGCCTACCCCGAGGACGGCGTGAACGCCGCGGACGCGTTCACCGTCGCCCAGGTCGCCATCGGTCTGCTGCGCCAGCAGCTCCCGCCGAGCTCGCGGGTGCACGGGATCGTCACCTCCGCCGGTTCGGCGCCGAACGCGATCCCGGAGTCCTCGTCGGGCCGGTGGTACGTGCGCGCGGAGACCCTGGCCGAGCTGGCCGAGATCGAGCCGAAGGTGATGCGCTGCTTCGAAGCGGGCGCGCTGGCGACCGGAACTTCGCTGGAGGTCGAGGCGGAGAGCAAGCCCTACGCCGAGTTCCGCACCGACGAGCGAACGCTCGCGGCCTACCGGGCCAACGCACTGCAGCTGGGGCGCGAGTTCGCCCCGGACGGGCTGGCGGGGCGGATGAACCGGGCGTCGACTGACATGGGCAACGTCTCGCAGGTCGTGCCCGCCATCCACCCCTACATCGGGATCGGGTCGCTGCCCGCCACCAACCACCAGCGCGAGTTCGCCGCGCACTGCGTCGGCCAGCAGGCCGAACGCGCCCTGCTCGACGGAGCGGTCGCGCTGGCCTGGACCGGCGTCGACCGGGCCCACGACGGCTCCTGA
- a CDS encoding MFS transporter, with amino-acid sequence MSGPAPRSAADAALDAAVQADPATLRRSVAAGAIGVFVHWFDWAVYAYLATTIATVFFPAENEVAGVLSVFAVFAVSFAIRPLGALVFGPLGDRIGRRRTLSIVIIVMSLATLAIGLLPGYGTIGMAAPVLLVAIRLVQGFAAGGEFGSAASFLAEYSPRARRGFGVSWLEVGSLLGFLSGSFAFYLLSVSLTPEQITDWGWRIPFLIAAPMGVIGYVIRTKIEDTPEYRVLEATDSVSRSPVRELFRVNWRQLLQAAGLMTLMHVPFYAVLTYLVTYQTDHLGHSAESAALLSTFISLLGLVLVPVFGRLSDRIGRKPVLVGAAAALLVVATPAYLLMQTGMLGTVVAGLVLAVILSAILGSYAVWAAEIFPTRTRQSGLSIAYNITAALFAGTVPFLMTVLISATGSLLVPGPYLMVAAVIGLVAALSMRETAGSSLLQAQDIDAAEQPAATFAAKGDS; translated from the coding sequence ATGTCCGGACCCGCACCACGTTCCGCCGCCGATGCCGCGCTCGACGCGGCAGTCCAGGCCGATCCCGCAACGCTGCGCCGCAGCGTCGCCGCCGGCGCGATCGGCGTTTTCGTCCACTGGTTCGACTGGGCCGTCTACGCCTACCTCGCCACCACCATCGCGACGGTGTTCTTCCCCGCCGAGAACGAGGTCGCCGGCGTGCTGTCGGTGTTCGCCGTGTTCGCGGTGTCCTTCGCCATCCGCCCGCTGGGCGCGCTGGTGTTCGGGCCGCTCGGCGACCGCATCGGCCGCCGCCGCACGCTGTCCATCGTCATCATCGTGATGTCGCTGGCCACGCTCGCGATCGGCCTGCTGCCCGGGTACGGGACGATCGGGATGGCCGCGCCGGTCCTGCTCGTCGCGATCCGGCTGGTGCAGGGCTTCGCGGCAGGCGGCGAGTTCGGCAGCGCGGCCAGCTTCCTGGCCGAGTACTCGCCGCGCGCTCGGCGCGGTTTCGGCGTCAGCTGGCTGGAAGTCGGCTCGCTGCTCGGCTTCCTGTCCGGATCGTTCGCCTTCTACCTGCTGTCGGTGTCGCTGACCCCGGAGCAGATCACCGACTGGGGCTGGCGGATCCCGTTCCTGATCGCCGCGCCGATGGGCGTGATCGGCTACGTCATCCGCACGAAGATCGAGGACACCCCGGAGTACCGGGTGCTGGAGGCGACGGACTCGGTGTCGCGCAGCCCGGTCAGGGAGCTCTTCCGCGTCAACTGGCGGCAGCTGCTGCAGGCCGCCGGGCTCATGACGCTGATGCACGTGCCCTTCTACGCGGTGCTGACCTACCTGGTGACCTACCAGACCGATCACCTGGGCCACTCCGCCGAGAGCGCCGCGCTGCTGTCGACCTTCATCTCGCTGCTCGGCCTCGTGCTGGTGCCGGTGTTCGGCCGGTTGTCCGACCGGATCGGCCGCAAGCCCGTCCTGGTCGGCGCCGCCGCCGCGCTGCTCGTCGTGGCCACGCCCGCCTACCTGCTGATGCAGACCGGGATGCTCGGCACCGTCGTCGCCGGACTCGTGCTGGCGGTGATCCTCTCGGCGATCCTCGGCAGCTACGCCGTGTGGGCCGCGGAGATCTTCCCGACCCGCACGCGGCAGAGCGGGTTGTCCATCGCCTACAACATCACCGCCGCGCTCTTCGCTGGCACCGTGCCGTTCCTGATGACGGTCCTGATCTCGGCCACCGGCAGCCTGCTGGTCCCCGGCCCCTACCTCATGGTCGCCGCGGTGATCGGACTCGTCGCCGCGCTGAGCATGCGGGAGACGGCCGGGAGCAGCCTGCTGCAGGCGCAGGACATCGACGCCGCGGAGCAGCCGGCCGCAACGTTCGCCGCCAAGGGCGATTCCTGA
- a CDS encoding DUF1028 domain-containing protein, with amino-acid sequence MTFSIAARQDGRFGMAVSSSSPAVAARCLHLRPNVGAAASQNITDPRLGGRILDRLAVHGDAPRALREVGGDATDLAYRQLSAVGPTGPTAWFSGEHTLGTHGAAVGAHSVAAGNLLSRTEIPAIMVAAFESATGELEERLLIAMQAAVAAGGEEGPVHSAGLAVVADVEWPVTDLRVDWAEDPIDRLAEALEIWLPQRDDYVRRGLQPSAAPSYGVPGDL; translated from the coding sequence GTGACCTTCTCCATCGCAGCCAGGCAGGACGGCCGCTTCGGCATGGCCGTCAGCTCCTCGAGCCCCGCGGTGGCCGCGCGCTGCCTGCACCTGCGGCCGAACGTCGGCGCCGCCGCCTCGCAGAACATCACCGACCCCCGCCTGGGCGGGCGCATCCTCGACCGGCTGGCCGTGCACGGCGACGCTCCGCGCGCCCTGCGGGAAGTCGGCGGCGACGCGACCGATCTCGCCTACCGCCAGCTGTCCGCGGTCGGGCCGACCGGGCCGACCGCGTGGTTCAGCGGTGAGCACACCCTCGGCACCCACGGCGCCGCCGTCGGTGCGCATTCAGTGGCCGCGGGAAACCTGCTCAGCCGCACCGAGATCCCGGCGATCATGGTCGCCGCCTTCGAATCCGCGACGGGCGAGCTCGAAGAGCGCCTGCTCATCGCGATGCAGGCGGCGGTCGCAGCCGGCGGCGAGGAAGGACCGGTGCACTCCGCGGGCCTCGCCGTCGTGGCCGACGTGGAGTGGCCGGTGACCGACCTGCGCGTCGACTGGGCCGAGGACCCGATCGACCGCCTGGCCGAAGCACTGGAGATCTGGCTGCCGCAGCGCGACGACTACGTCCGCCGCGGGCTGCAGCCCTCGGCCGCGCCGTCGTACGGCGTTCCCGGCGACCTGTAG
- a CDS encoding aspartate ammonia-lyase, whose translation MSDPKVRTEHDMLGTATVPAEAYYGVHTARALANFPISGETLAARPHLVVALAAVKQAAAAANAEVGALPERIGSAIVAACEEIRAGRLHDQFVVDLVQGGAGTSTNMNANEVIANRALEILGRPRGDYAVVHPLDHVNLGQSTNDVYPTAVKLALDAHLGELLAALAVLRAAFEAKAAEFADVLKMGRTQLQDAVPMTLGQEFGAFAVTLGEDELRLSEVRLLLHELNLGGTAIGTGLNARPGYREAALAHLRDITGIGTLVSATDLVEATQDVGVFVQLSGVLKRTAVKVSKICNDLRLLSSGPQAGFGEIALPARQAGSSIMPGKVNPVIPEVVNQIAFDIIGNDVTVTLAAEGGQLQLNPFEPVIARVLSAGMGHLAAGLRVLAEQCVAGIEARREHLSAIVASSAALVTALSPALGYETACAIAVEAHRDGRPALDLVRERTALTEEQLAALLAPEVLTGRNVVPAGESAG comes from the coding sequence ATGTCCGATCCGAAAGTGCGGACCGAGCACGACATGCTCGGCACCGCGACCGTGCCCGCCGAGGCCTACTACGGCGTGCACACCGCACGTGCCCTGGCCAACTTCCCGATCAGCGGCGAAACCCTGGCTGCCCGGCCGCACCTCGTCGTCGCGCTCGCCGCGGTCAAGCAGGCCGCGGCGGCGGCGAACGCCGAGGTCGGGGCGCTGCCGGAGCGGATCGGCTCGGCGATCGTCGCGGCGTGCGAGGAGATCCGGGCCGGGCGGCTGCACGACCAGTTCGTCGTCGACCTGGTCCAGGGCGGGGCGGGCACCTCGACGAACATGAACGCCAACGAGGTGATCGCCAACCGGGCCCTGGAGATCCTGGGCCGGCCGCGCGGCGACTACGCGGTGGTGCACCCGCTCGACCACGTCAACCTCGGGCAGAGCACCAACGACGTCTACCCGACGGCGGTCAAGCTGGCCCTGGACGCGCACCTCGGCGAGCTGCTGGCCGCGCTGGCCGTCCTGCGGGCGGCGTTCGAGGCCAAGGCCGCGGAGTTCGCCGACGTCCTGAAGATGGGGCGGACCCAGCTGCAGGACGCCGTTCCGATGACGCTCGGCCAGGAGTTCGGCGCGTTCGCGGTGACCCTCGGCGAGGACGAGCTCCGGCTCTCGGAGGTCCGGCTGCTGCTGCACGAGCTCAACCTCGGCGGTACAGCCATCGGCACCGGGCTCAACGCCCGCCCGGGCTACCGGGAGGCCGCGCTGGCGCACCTGCGCGACATCACCGGGATCGGCACGCTGGTCTCGGCCACCGACCTCGTCGAGGCCACCCAGGACGTCGGGGTGTTCGTGCAGCTGTCCGGCGTGCTGAAGCGGACGGCGGTGAAGGTCTCGAAGATCTGCAACGACCTGCGGCTGCTGTCCTCCGGTCCGCAGGCCGGTTTCGGTGAGATCGCGCTGCCCGCGCGGCAGGCGGGATCGTCGATCATGCCGGGCAAGGTGAACCCGGTGATCCCGGAGGTGGTCAACCAGATCGCCTTCGACATCATCGGGAACGACGTGACGGTGACCCTCGCGGCCGAGGGCGGCCAGCTCCAGCTCAACCCGTTCGAACCGGTCATCGCCCGGGTGCTCAGCGCCGGGATGGGCCACCTCGCCGCCGGGCTGCGAGTGCTGGCCGAGCAGTGCGTGGCGGGGATCGAGGCCCGCCGGGAGCACCTCTCGGCGATCGTCGCGAGCTCGGCGGCGCTGGTGACGGCGCTGAGCCCGGCACTCGGCTACGAGACGGCGTGCGCGATCGCGGTGGAAGCGCACCGCGACGGCCGCCCGGCGCTCGACCTGGTGCGCGAGCGGACCGCGCTCACCGAGGAGCAGCTCGCCGCGCTGCTCGCCCCGGAGGTGCTCACCGGCCGGAACGTGGTCCCGGCAGGGGAGAGCGCTGGATGA
- a CDS encoding RidA family protein, whose product MPTHTRIRPFNTRDTYPEQNLDNDLCQAVVAGNTVYVRGQIGQDLDTSESVGIGDVGAQAEQAMANIDMLLREAGSRMEHLVKLTIYLVDPRYRETVYRTVGRWTRGVHPISTGVVVSALARPEWLCEIDAIAVIPEDER is encoded by the coding sequence ATGCCGACGCACACCCGCATCCGCCCCTTCAACACCCGCGACACCTATCCCGAGCAGAACCTCGACAACGACCTGTGCCAGGCCGTGGTCGCGGGCAACACGGTCTACGTCCGGGGCCAGATCGGCCAGGACCTCGACACCAGCGAGTCGGTCGGCATCGGTGACGTCGGTGCCCAGGCCGAGCAGGCGATGGCCAACATCGACATGCTGCTGCGCGAGGCGGGCAGCCGGATGGAGCACCTGGTCAAGCTGACCATCTACCTGGTCGATCCGCGCTACCGGGAGACCGTCTACCGGACCGTCGGCCGCTGGACCAGGGGCGTGCACCCGATCTCCACCGGCGTCGTGGTCTCCGCGCTGGCCCGCCCGGAGTGGCTGTGCGAGATCGACGCCATCGCCGTGATCCCGGAGGACGAACGATGA